The following proteins are co-located in the Pseudomonas sp. DY-1 genome:
- the xdhC gene encoding xanthine dehydrogenase accessory protein XdhC has product MSWISALADLQHRGEPCVLVTIIEERGSTPRNAGSKMVVTAERIFETIGGGHLEFKAMEIAREMLENRSQDTRLERFSLGASLGQCCGGATVLLFEPMGQPQAHIAVFGAGHVGRALVPLLASLPCKVRWIDSRENEFPEQIPSGVEKVVNEEVIDEIDEMPKGSYFIVMTHNHQLDLELTAEILKRDDFAYFGLIGSKTKRVKFEHRLRERGFAAETMQRMRCPMGIQEVKGKLPVEIAISIAGEVVATYNANFGAEVKKGETVAKLVPASRREQA; this is encoded by the coding sequence ATGAGCTGGATCAGCGCCCTCGCCGACCTTCAGCACCGTGGTGAACCCTGCGTGCTGGTGACCATCATCGAAGAGCGTGGCTCGACTCCGCGCAACGCCGGCTCGAAGATGGTCGTCACCGCCGAGCGGATCTTCGAGACCATCGGTGGCGGTCATCTCGAGTTCAAGGCGATGGAGATCGCCCGCGAGATGCTCGAGAATCGCAGCCAGGACACGCGCCTGGAGCGCTTCAGCCTGGGCGCCAGCCTCGGCCAATGCTGCGGTGGCGCCACCGTACTGTTGTTCGAACCCATGGGCCAGCCCCAGGCACATATCGCCGTATTCGGCGCCGGCCATGTCGGCCGTGCGCTGGTTCCGCTGCTTGCCAGCCTGCCCTGCAAAGTGCGCTGGATCGACTCGCGGGAAAACGAATTCCCCGAGCAGATTCCGTCTGGCGTGGAGAAAGTGGTCAACGAGGAAGTGATCGACGAGATCGACGAGATGCCCAAGGGCAGCTACTTCATCGTCATGACACACAACCACCAACTGGACCTTGAACTGACCGCCGAGATCCTCAAGCGCGATGACTTCGCCTACTTCGGCCTGATCGGCTCGAAGACCAAGCGCGTCAAGTTCGAGCATCGGCTGCGCGAACGCGGCTTCGCCGCCGAAACCATGCAACGCATGCGCTGCCCGATGGGCATACAAGAGGTCAAAGGCAAACTGCCGGTGGAGATCGCCATATCGATCGCCGGAGAAGTCGTCGCCACCTATAACGCCAACTTCGGTGCCGAAGTGAAGAAAGGCGAAACGGTCGCCAAGCTGGTCCCCGCCTCGCGCCGGGAACAGGCCTGA
- the guaD gene encoding guanine deaminase: protein MTSHVTAYRSAILHSIADPALVGVEQSYQYFEDGLLVVEDGRIKALGDAKSMLPGLDAGVEVHEYRDALITPGFIDTHIHFPQTGMIASYGEQLLDWLNTYTFPTEKQFADKAHAADVAGIFIKELLRNGTTTALVFGTVHKESVDAFFEAAQALDLRMIAGKVLMDRNAPDYLTDTAESGYADSKELIERWHGKGRLHYAVTPRFAPTSTPEQLELAGKLYAEYPGLYMHTHLSENRKEIEWVKELFPERKGYLDVYDHYKLIGQRSVFAHGVHLCDDECKRLAETGSAVAFCPTSNMFLGSGLFDLQKLEEHGVRVGLGTDVGAGTSFSQLQSLNEAYKVMQLQGKKLDPFKSLYLATLGGARSLYLDDKIGNFQAGKDADFVVLDYKATPLLDYRMQQARSLPEKLFALTILGDDRTVKETFAAGRSVHQRS from the coding sequence ATGACCAGCCACGTAACCGCCTACCGCTCCGCCATCCTGCACAGCATCGCCGACCCCGCCCTGGTCGGCGTCGAGCAGTCCTATCAGTATTTCGAGGACGGCCTGCTGGTGGTGGAAGACGGCCGCATCAAGGCCCTGGGCGACGCCAAGTCCATGCTGCCGGGCCTGGACGCCGGCGTCGAGGTGCACGAGTACCGCGATGCCCTGATCACTCCCGGCTTTATCGATACCCACATCCACTTCCCGCAGACCGGCATGATCGCCTCCTACGGCGAGCAACTGCTGGACTGGCTGAACACCTACACCTTCCCCACCGAGAAACAGTTCGCCGACAAGGCCCATGCCGCTGACGTCGCCGGCATTTTCATCAAGGAACTGCTGCGCAACGGCACTACCACTGCGCTGGTGTTCGGCACCGTGCACAAGGAATCGGTGGACGCCTTCTTCGAGGCTGCGCAAGCGCTCGACCTGCGGATGATCGCCGGCAAGGTGCTGATGGACCGCAATGCCCCGGACTACCTCACCGACACCGCCGAGTCCGGCTACGCCGACAGCAAGGAGCTGATCGAGCGCTGGCACGGCAAGGGCCGACTGCACTATGCGGTAACCCCGCGCTTCGCCCCCACCAGCACCCCGGAGCAATTGGAGCTGGCCGGCAAGCTGTACGCTGAGTACCCGGGCCTGTACATGCACACCCACTTGTCCGAGAACCGCAAGGAAATCGAATGGGTCAAGGAGCTGTTCCCCGAGCGCAAGGGCTACCTCGATGTATATGACCATTACAAGCTGATAGGCCAGCGCTCGGTGTTCGCCCACGGCGTGCATCTCTGCGACGACGAGTGCAAACGATTGGCGGAAACCGGCTCAGCAGTAGCTTTCTGCCCCACCTCCAACATGTTCCTCGGCAGCGGCTTGTTCGACCTGCAGAAACTCGAAGAGCACGGCGTACGTGTGGGACTGGGCACCGATGTCGGCGCCGGCACCAGCTTCTCCCAGCTGCAGTCACTGAACGAGGCCTACAAGGTTATGCAGCTCCAGGGCAAGAAGCTCGACCCGTTCAAATCCCTCTACCTGGCCACTCTGGGTGGCGCCCGCTCGCTCTACCTGGACGACAAGATCGGCAACTTCCAGGCCGGCAAGGACGCGGATTTCGTGGTCCTCGACTACAAGGCCACCCCGCTGCTGGATTACCGCATGCAGCAGGCCCGGAGCCTTCCGGAAAAGCTGTTTGCCCTGACCATCCTCGGTGACGACCGTACCGTGAAGGAAACCTTTGCAGCCGGCCGCAGCGTGCATCAACGCAGCTGA
- a CDS encoding GntR family transcriptional regulator, with translation MNEQLQPLKKQPRTAKSTRSGTQDDIVYAHIFDAILEQRLAPGTKLSEEALGEIFGVSRTIIRRALSRLAHEGVVLLRPNRGAVVASPSVEEARQIFYARRLVERAITELAVEHATAEQLQELRQMVLEEQACFSRGDRGAGIRLSGEFHLKLAEAAKNAPLVSFQRSLVSQTSLIIAQYESGSRSHCSFDEHNRLIDAIESRDAERAVMLMMHHMDHIDDKLNLDESGASDDLHAVFSHLLQTKKKPGRGTPRSA, from the coding sequence ATGAACGAACAGTTGCAGCCACTCAAGAAGCAGCCGCGCACCGCCAAAAGCACCCGCAGCGGCACCCAGGACGACATCGTCTACGCACATATTTTCGATGCCATTCTCGAGCAGCGCCTCGCGCCCGGTACCAAGCTGAGCGAAGAAGCCTTGGGAGAGATTTTCGGCGTCAGCCGCACGATCATTCGTCGTGCCCTCTCGCGACTCGCCCATGAAGGCGTAGTGCTGCTGCGGCCGAATCGTGGCGCCGTAGTGGCCAGTCCCAGCGTCGAGGAAGCCCGGCAGATTTTCTACGCCCGCCGTCTGGTGGAGCGTGCCATCACCGAGCTCGCGGTAGAGCACGCCACTGCCGAGCAATTGCAGGAACTGCGGCAAATGGTCCTCGAGGAGCAGGCCTGCTTCTCCCGTGGTGATCGTGGCGCCGGTATCCGTCTTTCCGGCGAGTTCCACCTGAAACTGGCCGAGGCGGCGAAGAACGCCCCGCTGGTGAGCTTCCAGCGCAGCCTCGTGTCCCAGACCTCGCTCATCATTGCCCAGTACGAAAGTGGCAGTCGTTCGCACTGTTCCTTTGATGAACACAATCGCCTGATCGACGCTATCGAGTCCCGCGACGCAGAGCGCGCCGTGATGCTGATGATGCATCACATGGATCACATCGACGACAAGCTGAACCTGGACGAAAGCGGTGCTTCGGACGACCTGCACGCGGTGTTCTCGCACCTGTTGCAGACCAAGAAGAAGCCCGGTCGCGGCACGCCCCGCAGCGCCTGA
- a CDS encoding NCS2 family permease, which yields MESIKQQEQGTYAATPPANGLLERLFKLSLHGTTVKTELAAGLTTFITMAYIIFVNPNIMADAGIDHGAAFVATCLAAAFGCLLMGLYANWPVGLAPGMGLNAFFTYTVVNTMGYSWQIALGAVFLSGVLFMILTFSRIREWLLNSIPSSLRFAMGAGVGLFLGLIGLKTAGIVVAHPATLVHIGDLTSPGPLLAAICFLMIAVLEYRRVFGGILISILTVTLIGVGLGIVKFGGVFSMPPSLAPTFMAMDITGAFNVTMVSVILAFLFVHMFDTAGTLMGVAQRANLVQEDGRIENLSRAMKADSASSVFGGVLGVPPVTSYVESAAGVAAGGRTGLTAVTVGILFVAAMFFAPLAGMIPAYATAGALIYVAMLMMGGMAHIDWKEHTETIPAIVTVIMMPLTFSVADGIALGFVTYVAMKAFTGKYKDVSVSLYALCAIFVAKFIFL from the coding sequence GTGGAAAGCATCAAACAACAAGAACAAGGAACGTACGCCGCAACACCGCCCGCCAACGGTCTGCTTGAACGTCTATTCAAGCTCAGCCTTCACGGCACCACCGTGAAGACCGAACTGGCTGCCGGACTGACCACCTTTATCACCATGGCCTACATCATTTTCGTCAACCCGAACATCATGGCCGATGCCGGGATCGATCATGGCGCAGCCTTCGTTGCCACCTGCCTTGCCGCAGCCTTCGGTTGCCTCCTCATGGGCCTCTATGCCAACTGGCCGGTAGGCCTCGCCCCGGGCATGGGCCTGAACGCCTTCTTCACCTACACCGTCGTCAACACCATGGGCTACAGCTGGCAAATCGCCCTCGGGGCGGTGTTCCTCTCCGGCGTGCTGTTCATGATCCTGACCTTCTCGCGCATTCGTGAATGGCTGCTGAACAGCATTCCGAGCAGCCTGCGATTTGCCATGGGCGCGGGTGTCGGCCTGTTCCTCGGGCTGATCGGCCTGAAGACTGCCGGCATCGTCGTCGCCCATCCGGCGACCCTGGTGCACATCGGCGACCTGACCTCCCCCGGTCCGCTGCTGGCCGCCATCTGCTTCCTGATGATCGCCGTACTGGAGTACCGCCGCGTGTTCGGCGGCATCCTGATCAGCATCCTCACCGTTACCCTGATCGGTGTTGGCCTGGGCATCGTCAAGTTCGGCGGCGTGTTCTCCATGCCCCCGAGCCTGGCCCCGACCTTCATGGCCATGGACATCACCGGCGCGTTCAATGTGACCATGGTGAGCGTGATCCTCGCCTTCCTCTTCGTACACATGTTCGACACCGCCGGCACCCTGATGGGTGTGGCCCAACGTGCCAACCTGGTGCAGGAAGACGGGCGCATCGAGAACCTCTCCCGGGCCATGAAGGCGGACAGTGCCTCCAGCGTGTTCGGTGGCGTGCTCGGTGTGCCGCCGGTGACCAGCTACGTGGAAAGTGCCGCAGGCGTGGCCGCTGGTGGCCGCACCGGCCTGACCGCCGTGACAGTGGGCATCCTGTTCGTCGCCGCCATGTTCTTCGCGCCCCTGGCCGGCATGATCCCCGCCTACGCCACCGCGGGTGCCCTGATCTACGTTGCGATGCTGATGATGGGCGGCATGGCCCACATCGACTGGAAGGAACACACCGAGACCATCCCGGCCATCGTCACTGTGATCATGATGCCGCTGACCTTCTCGGTCGCCGACGGCATCGCCCTGGGCTTCGTGACCTACGTGGCAATGAAGGCCTTCACCGGCAAGTACAAGGATGTGTCGGTGAGCCTGTATGCGCTGTGCGCCATCTTCGTGGCCAAGTTCATCTTCCTGTAA